Within Gemmatimonadota bacterium, the genomic segment ACGCGCCATGTTCCCGCCCAGGACGAGGTCCATGTCCGCCTTCGCGATAAAGGTACAGTGGGTCCGCACGGCCTCGAGCGAGTGCTGGTACGTACTCGCCCGGGCGACGGGCGGATAGTTGGACGCCCAGCAAAGGCGGTCGGCCCCGTAGGACTCGTAGAGCTTGCGGACGATCCACATGCAGTCCGAGTAGGGATATTCCCAGGCGGTCTCCGAGACGTATTGGAAACCGGACAGCTTGATGTGGATGTTGGGTACGTCGGCCGACGCCAGGACCTCCTCGAGCATGGGCCGGGGCGCCGGTTCACCCACCTTCACGCCGGCCATGTGATGGCAGAGGAAGGGGGTGTCCGGAAACCGTCGCGCGAGCTTGCGCAGCGCGGGCATCCAGGCCGGACCCAGGGCCAGGGAAGCGATCTGGTTGAGTTCGGCTGCCTTCTCGAAGAAAGCGAGGCCTTCCCGCGACTCGAACCAGTCCGTATCGCCCTTCAGATAGTGGGTGAACCCTTTCAGCCGGTACTTCTCTACCGATTCGGCCAGCCGGTCGGCGCCGCCCGGGATGTGGTAGGTATCGGACCAGGAACAGTCCACGTCGGCGAACTGGATGAACCGGTCGGGATATCGGCGGACGCACTCGGCTCCGTAGTCGTTGTTGTTGGGGTTGTGCTCGATCCGGGCGCAGACCAGCACCGCCTTATCCACCCCGGCCAGGTCCATTTCGTGCAGCAGCATCTCGGCCCGGCCCCGGTTCTCCGGATCCGGGACTTCCGGTTCGTAGGGCCAGTAATCCCACGCGTGGGCATGGCAGTCGATGATCATCGTTGGATTCCTTTCTGAAGTTGCGGTTGTCAATACCGGTTGACCACCCAGAGTCCGGCCGCCAGCAGCACCAGGCCGCCCGTGAGGTAAGTGGTCACCTGGTCGCCGAGGATGAGCCAGCTCAGGAGGACGCCGAACAGGGGCGTCGTGAAGAAGAAAGCGCTGATCTGGGTGGCGCTGTGCCGCTGCAGCAGCCGGATCCAGACGAGGAAGCAGAATCCGGCCACGATGGCGCCCTGGTACAGGACCGCAGCCACGATGGCCGGGTCGATCGTGACGGGCAGATTCCATTCGGTAGAAACCCAGAGGACGGTGAAGATGGGCAGCACGACCACCTGCTGCCAGAAGATCACCGCCACGGGGGAGATGCGCCTGACCAGGACCTTGTTGATCATGATCTGTATGGCCAGGCTGATGGAACTGAACAGGACCAGCACGTCGCCCAGCGGGGTCGAAGGCCCGCCGGCTTCATCGTATATGGTCAGCACCATGCCGGCGCCGGCCAGGACCAGCCCGACGTTTTTCATCAGCGTCAGGCGGTCGCCCGGGATGATGTAATGGGAGATGGCGGCGACGACGAAGGGGTAGGTCTGCATGAATAGTACCGCGTGGCTTCCGGAAGTCCGCTCCGCGCCGATGTTCAGGAAGAGGATCTGCGCGGCCATGACGAGGGCGGGTACGGCGATGATCAGGCGGTCGCCCCGCGCCACGTAGAGCGAGACGCCGGCCAGGCGTGTCCAGGCGAAGACGCACACCAGGGCGACCCCGAACCGCAGCACAGCCAGGAGGATCGGCGGGATGCCCTGCAGGCCCACCTTGACCGATACGACCAGGCCGCCCCAGAGCGTGCAGAGCATCAGCACGAGGAGGATGGACCTCGTCGTCAACGGCTGGTTTTCGTCGATGTGGGTCACCCTGACCAGCCTTTTCGGGGGAGGAAGGAAACGAGAGGAAACGGCAGGGCGAGATTATACGAATCGGGAGCGCCTGGAAGCAATGTTAAAGTTCAGCTTCGACGTTCAGCATCAGCGTTCAGGCCCGGCCGCGGGATGCCGCGACGGTTTACCGGTCATACACGCGCCGGAAACGCAGGGCCACGTTGACCAGCGCGATCATGACCGGCACCTCGACGAGGGGGCCGATGACCGCCGCGAAGGCCACGCCCGATTCGATGCCGAAGACCGCCACGGCCACGGCGATGGCCAGTTCGAAGTTGTTGCTCGCGGCGGTGAAGGAAAGCGTGGCGTTTTTTGAATAGTCCGCGCCGATCTTCCGTCCCATCCAGAAGGTGATCAGGAACATGAGCACGAA encodes:
- a CDS encoding amidohydrolase produces the protein MIIDCHAHAWDYWPYEPEVPDPENRGRAEMLLHEMDLAGVDKAVLVCARIEHNPNNNDYGAECVRRYPDRFIQFADVDCSWSDTYHIPGGADRLAESVEKYRLKGFTHYLKGDTDWFESREGLAFFEKAAELNQIASLALGPAWMPALRKLARRFPDTPFLCHHMAGVKVGEPAPRPMLEEVLASADVPNIHIKLSGFQYVSETAWEYPYSDCMWIVRKLYESYGADRLCWASNYPPVARASTYQHSLEAVRTHCTFIAKADMDLVLGGNMARLLAETG
- a CDS encoding DMT family transporter encodes the protein MTHIDENQPLTTRSILLVLMLCTLWGGLVVSVKVGLQGIPPILLAVLRFGVALVCVFAWTRLAGVSLYVARGDRLIIAVPALVMAAQILFLNIGAERTSGSHAVLFMQTYPFVVAAISHYIIPGDRLTLMKNVGLVLAGAGMVLTIYDEAGGPSTPLGDVLVLFSSISLAIQIMINKVLVRRISPVAVIFWQQVVVLPIFTVLWVSTEWNLPVTIDPAIVAAVLYQGAIVAGFCFLVWIRLLQRHSATQISAFFFTTPLFGVLLSWLILGDQVTTYLTGGLVLLAAGLWVVNRY